In Gossypium hirsutum isolate 1008001.06 chromosome D06, Gossypium_hirsutum_v2.1, whole genome shotgun sequence, one genomic interval encodes:
- the LOC107916927 gene encoding uncharacterized protein: protein MAGPTHQRKPSKDTYHNQKKKRRPQPQPQPQKNDKPPSNWSLVKGLFFGKPQQQQQHQQQQQQQQQQQQQQQQQQREHVVVDETGKKCKKMRCSGSLCSNTKIMERPVTASPELNKKRASLGSVKAPVQHEPNGVVVSSSNVGSFRGLPFTRFSGCYECRMVVDPVLGMAKDPSLRTTIRSCPECGEIFMKAENLELHQAVRHAVSELGPEDTSKNIVEIIFQSSWLKKQAPICQIDRILKVHNTPKTISKFEEYRDSIKSKATKHPKKHPRCIADGNELLRFHCTTLACSLGLNGSSNLCNSSPNCNVCSIIKNGFKVAQELGNGGGPNGKGILTTATSGKAHDMAAGVEEDNGKQENRAMLVCRVIAGRVKKNMEGSLEDYDSVTVAGGDVGAYSNLDELYVFNPKAILPCFVVIYRGF from the exons ATGGCTGGACCTACTCACCAAAGAAAACCATCCAAAGACACTTATCATAACCAAAAGAAAAAGCGCCGCCCTCAGCCTCAACCTCAGCCTCAGAAGAATGACAAACCACCCTCTAATTGGTCACTTGTCAAAGGCCTTTTCTTCGGCAAaccacaacaacaacaacagcatcagcaacaacaacaacaacagcaacAGCAACAGCAACAGCAACAGCAACAGCAACGGGAACATGTTGTGGTGGACGAAACTGGcaagaaatgcaagaaaatgaggTGTTCAGGATCATTATGCAGCAACACAAAGATCATGGAAAGGCCTGTAACAGCTTCCCCTGAGCTCAACAAGAAAAGGGCATCGCTTGGATCCGTGAAAGCTCCTGTGCAGCATGAACCTAATGGAGTAGTAGTTTCTTCTTCTAATGTTGGCTCATTTCGAGGACTACCATTTACTAGATTCTCCGGCTGTTATGAGTGCCGAATGGTGGTCGATCCAGTTCTTGGTATGGCCAAAGACCCTTCCCTCAGGACTACTATCCGTTCTTGCCCTGAATGCGGTGAGATTTTCATGAAAGCTGAAAATTTGGAGCTTCATCAAGCTGTCAGGCATGCAG TATCTGAACTTGGTCCTGAAGACACAAGCAAGAACATAGTGGAAATCATATTCCAATCAAGTTGGTTAAAGAAACAAGCACCTATATGCCAAATCGATCGCATCCTTAAAGTCCATAACACCCCAAAAACCATCTCCAAGTTCGAGGAATACCGTGATTCAATCAAATCCAAAGCCACCAAGCATCCCAAAAAGCACCCTCGTTGCATAGCGGATGGCAATGAGCTCCTTCGGTTTCATTGCACCACTTTAGCATGTTCACTAGGTCTCAACGGGTCCTCCAACTTGTGTAACTCGAGCCCCAACTGCAATGTCTGCAGCATCATTAAAAATGGTTTCAAGGTAGCCCAAGAACTCGGTAATGGTGGTGGTCCCAATGGGAAAGGAATATTGACGACAGCAACCAGTGGCAAAGCTCATGATATGGCAGCTGGGGTAGAAGAAGATAATGGAAAGCAAGAGAACAGGGCCATGCTTGTTTGTAGGGTGATTGCAGGGAGAGTGAAGAAGAACATGGAAGGCAGCTTGGAGGATTACGACTCGGTCACGGTGGCGGGTGGTGATGTTGGGGCCTACTCCAATTTGGATGAGTTGTATGTTTTTAATCCCAAGGCTATATTGCCTTGTTTTGTTGTCATCTATAGGGGGTTTTAA